ACCGGGCCGTCGCCCTGCCCGGCAGCGCTGCCGACGCCGAGGACGAGGAGGTGCGCGAGGCGTATCGCGACCTCGAGGTCACCGGCGGCGGTCCCGTGGTCCACGAGGCCGAGCTGCTCGCGCCCCCGGACGCGGCCGGTGACGCGGTGGTGCGGGCGGTGACCTCCACTGAGGAGCACGAGATCCTGCTGTCCGGCTCCACCCGCGACGTGGTCGAGCAGGTCCCGGCCGGGGAGCCCGTCACGGTGGACCTGTCCCTGCACTGGGACGGGCACGAGTGGCGCATCGCCGCGGTGGAGCGGGTGGCCTGAGCCGCGGCGCGCCCGGGCAGGAGGCTCCGGACAGCAGCAGGCCCCGACACCGATGCACGGTGCCGGGGCCTGCTGTCGGCTCGTCCTCCCGGGCGCGGAGCCCGCGAGGTCAGGCGGGGTGGCTCAGAGGCCGAGCTCGCCCTCGAACGCACCCTCCTCGAGGCGCTTCTTCATGTAGGTGAGGAAGCGGGCGGCGTCGCCGCCGTCGACCATGCGGTGGTCGTAGGAGAGGAACAGGTACATCATCGAGCGGATGGCGATGGTGTCGTCGCCCTCGGCGTTCTGCACCACGGCCGGACGCTTGGTGATGGTGCCGGTGCCGAGGATGCCGACCTGCGGGGCGGGCACGATCGGGGTGTCCCACAGCGCACCGCCGGAGCCGGTGTTGGTGATGGTGAAGGTCGCCCCGGACAGGTCGTCCGGCACCAGCTTGTTGGACTTGGCGCGCGAGCCGAGGTCGCCGATCTGACGGGCCAGGCCCGCCAGGTTCAGGTCGCCGGCGTTCTTGATCACCGGCACGACCAGGCCGCGCTCGGTGTCCGCGGCCATGCCGATGTGCTCGGCGCCGTGGTAGACGATCTTGTCGCCGTCGATGGTGGAGTTCAGCTGCGGGTAGGTCTTCAGACCCTCCACGGCCGCCATCATCAGGAAGGGCAGGAAGGTGAGCTTGGCTCCCTCGCGGGCGGCGAACTCGTCCTTGGCCTTGGCGCGCAGCTTCGCGATGCGGGTGACGTCCACCTCGACCGCGGTGGTCAGCTGGGCCATGCCGTGCAGAGACTCCATCATCCGCTGGCCGATGACCTTGCGGATGCGGGGCATCTTCTCCTCGGTGCCGCGCTTCGAGGAGACCTCGACCTTCGGCGCCGCGGGAGCGGCGGCAGCAGCCGGAGCGGCAGCGGCAGCGGGGGCAGCGGCCTGGGACTTCTGCGCCTCGATCGCCTGCTGGACGTCCTGCTTGCGGATCCGACCGCCCAGGCCCGAGCCCTTCACGGAGGACAGGTCCACGCCGGCCTCGGCCGCCATCTTCCGCACCAGCGGGGTGACGTAGCCGGAGGACTCGGCACCGGAGACGGAGTCCGCGGCCTGCGGGGCCGGAGCCGCCGCGGCCGGAGCCTCCTGCTTCGGAGCCTCCTGCTTCGGAGCCTCCTGCTTGGGGGCCTCAGCCTTCGGCTCCTCCTTGGGAGCCTCCTGCTTCGGCGCCTCGGCGGGCTTCTCCTCAGCCTTCTTCTCCTCAGGCGCGGGAGCGGCGGGCTCCTCGGCCTTCGCGGGGGCCGCATCGCCGGAGCCGACGATCGCCAGGACCGCGCCGACCTCGGCGTCCTCGTCCTCGGCCACCTTGATCTCGAGCAGGGTGCCGGCGACGGGGGAGGGGATCTCGGTGTCGACCTTGTCGGTGGAGACCTCGAGCAGCGGCTCGTCGACCTCGACGCTCTCGCCGACCTCCTTGAGCCAGCGGGTGACGGTGCCCTCGGTGACGGACTCGCCGAGCGCGGGCATGGTCACCTCCTGACCCTCGCCGCCACCGGCGGAGCCGGAGTCGGAGGAACCGGAGTCGGAGGACTCCGCGGGAGCCTCCTGATCGGTGGAGGGGGCGGTGGTCTCGTCGGACGCGAGGTCCTCGCCCTCGTCAGCCGCGGGGGCCTGGTCGGCCGACTCCTCAGCGCCGGAGTCGCCGGCATCGGAGCCGCCGGAGCCGGAGCCGTCGCCGATGATGACGAGATCGGCGCCGACCTCGGCGTCCTCGTCCTCCTCGACCAGGATCTTCTCGATGGTGCCCGCGACGGGCGAGGGGATCTCGGTGTCGACCTTGTCGGTCGAGACCTCGAGCAGCGGCTCGTCGACCTCGACTGTGTCGCCGACTGCCTTGAGCCAGCGGGTGACGGTGCCCTCGGTGACGGACTCGCCGAGAGCCGGCATCTTCACGGTTTCAGACATGGGGTTCTCTCCTTGGGAGGGCTCAGGCGTGGGCGTGGAGGGGCTTGCCGGCGAGGGCGAGAGCCGCCTCGCCCATGGCCTCGTGCTGCGAGGGGTGGCCGTGGATGAGGGACGCGACGTCCTCCGGGTAGGCCTCCCAGTTGACGATCAGCAGCGCCTCGCCCATCAGTTCCGAGGTGCGCGAGCCGATCATGTGGACGCCGATGATCGGGCCGTCCTTCTCGCGGACCAGCTTGATGAAGCCGGTGGTGCCGAGGATCTGGGACTTGCCGTTGCCGCCGAGGTTGTACTCGTACGCCTCGACCTTGTCCTCGCCCAGCTGCTCCTTGGCCTGCTTCTCGGTGAGGCCCACGGAGCCGACCTCGGGCTCGCAGTAGGTGATGCGCTCGATGCCGGACTCGACGATCGGTGCGGGGTTCAGGCCGCCGATGCGCTCGGCGACGAAGATGCCCTGGGCGAAGCCGCGGTGGGCGAGCTGGAGGCCGGGCACGATGTCGCCGACGGCGTAGATGCCGGGGACGTTGGTCTCCAGGGTCTCCTTGTTTGCGAGCACGAA
This genomic interval from Brachybacterium aquaticum contains the following:
- the sucB gene encoding 2-oxoglutarate dehydrogenase, E2 component, dihydrolipoamide succinyltransferase, translating into MSETVKMPALGESVTEGTVTRWLKAVGDTVEVDEPLLEVSTDKVDTEIPSPVAGTIEKILVEEDEDAEVGADLVIIGDGSGSGGSDAGDSGAEESADQAPAADEGEDLASDETTAPSTDQEAPAESSDSGSSDSGSAGGGEGQEVTMPALGESVTEGTVTRWLKEVGESVEVDEPLLEVSTDKVDTEIPSPVAGTLLEIKVAEDEDAEVGAVLAIVGSGDAAPAKAEEPAAPAPEEKKAEEKPAEAPKQEAPKEEPKAEAPKQEAPKQEAPKQEAPAAAAPAPQAADSVSGAESSGYVTPLVRKMAAEAGVDLSSVKGSGLGGRIRKQDVQQAIEAQKSQAAAPAAAAAPAAAAAPAAPKVEVSSKRGTEEKMPRIRKVIGQRMMESLHGMAQLTTAVEVDVTRIAKLRAKAKDEFAAREGAKLTFLPFLMMAAVEGLKTYPQLNSTIDGDKIVYHGAEHIGMAADTERGLVVPVIKNAGDLNLAGLARQIGDLGSRAKSNKLVPDDLSGATFTITNTGSGGALWDTPIVPAPQVGILGTGTITKRPAVVQNAEGDDTIAIRSMMYLFLSYDHRMVDGGDAARFLTYMKKRLEEGAFEGELGL